The Vibrio diazotrophicus DNA window GAAATAACATTGCTCGCTTGCGAGACTTCCTCCGCTAATGCTTGTACCGATTGCGCTGCTGAATCTACGATCTCGTGCGCCGATATCGCATTGTCATCAGCATCTTTAGCTGACTGTGCGGCTTGGATGGCATTGTTTGAAATTTCATTCGCGGTCGTGGTCATTTCTGTCATTGCGGTGGCAACCTGTTCGGTTTCACCGCGTTGATTTGAGGCTAAGTCATCGACCTGAGCTGCACGCTGTGTCATCTGGTTTGTTTCATCAACTACTTGTCTTCCCACCTGATTGACTCGTTTAATGATTTCTTGCAGGCTACTAACGAAAGCGTTGAAATTGGTACTGAGAGAGGCAAACTCTGGTACGGTAAACTTCTCCATTCGTGCGGTGAGATCGGCATCGCCACTGGCAAATGAGCGAATCGAAGCATCAAATAATTCGATCGGGCGCATTATGGTGCGATTGAAGAACAGAGTAAATACACCGACAACAAGTATGATGACTGCCGTTACAGTCGCTAAGCTCCATAAGCTTTGCATTAGATCATCATTTGCTCGCTTATCCATAATCGCAATTTCAGCATCGATATCATCAGTGTAAAAGCCGGTGCCTATCATTAGGTCCCATTGCGGGATGTAAACGGAGTAGCTTAATTTAGGTAAAGGCGTGGATTCTCCCGGTTTTGGGAAGTAGTAAGTGGTGAAATCACCCGTTTTAGAGTTGCGAATGAGATCCTGAACCAGATAGTTCCCTTGAGCATCCTGTAGTGTCCAGAAGTTCTCACCGATGCCAGCGTTGCTTTTCCCAAGCAGCAATCGAGTCCCTTTTGAATCATAACCAAACAGATACCCATTTTGACCGAATTGAACTTCTTTAAGGATTTCTAACGCCTGTTCCAAAGAAGCGTTGCTTTTCTTCAAAGGAATTAAAGCTGAGTCGGCGATTTGTAAGTAGGACTTCAGCTCCGTTTGTTTCATCGCCATCATAGAGTTACTTGTCGATTCCATTTGGTGTTTATTCAAACTGCTCGACTGAGTGAAACTCACAAACATCATACTGGCAGCAATCAGTAGCAGCGGAACAATAGACAGAATATAAAGTCTAGTTCGAATGGTTAAATTCATGGTCACATCCTTTTTAGTCAAAGACCATAACAACTGGCTTTTTTAGTTGTTAATGTTGTTATCAATAAGATTAGTTCAGAAGTTGTAGAAACTCTGTACCGGAAGATGAAAGCTTGAGGGAATTCACTGGCATTCTTGCTTAAGGTCTTGAAGTTCTTGCAACTACGACGCTGAGTTACATCTCTAGCGCTACTCGTGTAACGGTCCAAGTGCAAAAACCGGCAGTGTCAATACATGGATAAAAATTAAAAAAAATAGCGGGTAATTTATCTGTTCAATAGGTCGATTTATTGATTTAGATCAACAAATGCTTTGTCTCAGTATTACAACAAGTTAAGGTCATTAACCTTTGTTTGTAAGTGGTTAATTTTGAAGGCGAATTTCATTTTTGGAAGGTTAGATTTCATTTTGCTGCACTTTGAATGCCGTTTCTATGTAAGCATAATGCGCCGGATGTAACCAAATGTTTCCTTTTGTAACTTTTACGCTGATGAGTTTTTGATAGGTGTGAATGTCTTTTCAAAGATTTGTCTGGGTTAAAGATACAGCAGTGCTTTTGTTACACGCTCAACACAATAAAACTCTTATAAATTCATACGGATTCTTAAAGTGCCAACTTTTGCTAAGGAATTCCGTAAACATAATCGAGAAAGTCAATGGAAGCCTCAAGATATAAAAGCATCTTGTCGCGAGTGGGATTGTTTTGTGCAATTTTGCTCCTGTCTGGATGTCAGTCTGCTTTGCTGGATCCCAAGGGCCTAGTAGGAGTGCGCGAGAAAGAGTTGATCATTACCTCTCTTCTCTTGATGTTGATTGTTGTTATCCCTGTGATTTTAATGACAATTTACTTCGCCTATAAGTACCGTGCTAGCAATACCGAAGTTGAATATGCTCCTGAGTGGTCTCACTCAACTAAGATCGAGTTGGTTGTTTGGACGATTCCAATCATCATCATTGCGATTTTGGCTGTGATTACTTGGCGTTCGACTCACGAGCTAGAACCGTCTGTGCCGCTGAAAAGTGATATCAAACCCGTCACGATTGAAGTGGTCTCACTGGATTGGAAATGGTTGTTCATCTATCCAGAACAAAAAATCGCTACGGTTAACTACGTTGCCTTCCCTAAAGATGTTCCTGTAACGTTCAAAATTACGTCTGACAACATCATGAACTCTTTCTTCATTCCTCGTTTAGGCAGTCAAATTTACGCTATGCCCGGCATGGTGACACGTCTACACCTGATTGCGAACCATGAGGGAGAGTACAAGGGCATATCGTCAAGTTATAGCGGCGAAGGCTTTTCACACATGAAATTTGTCGCGAATGCACTACCTGATGAGCAAAGCTTTGAAGAGTGGGTTAGTGAAGTGAAAAAGCAGCCATCAATGCTACACGCTTTCAGTGATTACCAAGCGCTTGCAGAGCCAAGTGAAAACGTTCCGGTGACTTACTACTCTCACATCCCACAAGACCTATTCGAGTCGGTTGTTATGCAACACATGGGTTCACTCAATATGAGTGAAGGAGAGACACAACACAGTCACATGGACATGGCAGAACATAAAGGGTAACAGACGATGTTTGGAAGACTTACTTTAGACTCCATTCCATACCATGAGCCAATTATCATGATCACGCTTGCTGTGATTGCGATCGTTGGCCTTGCTGTAGTTACGACTATTACTCGCATGGGTAAATGGCAGTATCTTTGGAATGAGTGGTTTACATCGGTAGACCATAAAAAGCTTGGCTTTATGTATATTGCTGCAGCGATGATCATGTTACTTCGTGGTTTTGCAGATGCAGTGATGATGCGTAGCCAACAGCTACTTTCATCAGCGGGTGAAGCAGGTTATCTGCCTCAGCACCACTATGATCAAATCTTTACCGCGCATGGCGTAATCATGATTTTCTTTGTGGCAATGCCGCTCGTCATTGGTTTGATGAACATTATTGTCCCACTGCAAATCGGTGCTCGCGATGTTGCGTATCCGTTTTTGAACAACCTCAGTTTTTGGTTGTTTGTTGTGGGTATTATCCTGACCAATATGTCTCTGGCTGTGGGTGAGTTTGGCCGTACTGGTTGGCTTGCGTATCCACCGCTTTCTGGCATTGATGCCAGTCCGGGAGTAGGGGTCGATTACTGGATTTGGGCGCTGCAAATATCCGGTGTGGGCACGACGTTATCAGGCGTGAACTTCTTCGCGACCATTCTACGTATGCGTACACCAAGCATGCCATTGATGAAGATGCCTGTTTTCACTTGGGCTTCGTTGTGTTCAAACATCCTGATCATTATTTCTTTCCCAATTTTAACGGTGACCATCGCGCTGCTAACGCTTGATCGTTACTTGGGCATGCACTTCTTCACCAATGACATGGGCGGCAACATGATGATGTATGTCAACCTGATTTGGGCATGGGGTCACCCAGAGGTTTACATCCTTGTACTACCTGTATTCGGTGTGTTCTCAGAAGTGACGGCAACCTTCTCTCGTAAGAAACTGTTTGGCTACACGTCACTGGTTTGGGCAACGATCGTTATTACCATCCTTGCTTTCGTTGTATGGCTACATCACTTCTTCACTATGGGTGGTGGTGCGAACGTTAACGCTTTCTTTGGTATCGCAACTATGATCATCTCAATTCCAACAGGGGTTAAGATTTTCAACTGGTTGTTCACCATGTACAAAGGCCGTATTACGTTTACTACTCCTATGATGTGGACGGTTGGCTTCCTGATCTCATTCACGATTGGTGGCATGACAGGCGTACTAATGGCAGTTCCGGGTGCAGACTTCGTATTGCATAACTCAGTATTCCTAATTGCGCACTTCCATAACGTCATCATCGGTGGTGTGGTATTTGGTTGTTTCGCGGCAATTACATACTGGTTCCCGAAAGCGACAGGTTTCATGCTTGATGAGACTTGGGGCAAACGCGCTTACTGGTGTTGGATTACAGGTTTCATCCTAGCGTTCCTGCCACTTTACGCGCTGGGCTTCATGGGTATGACTCGTCGTATCAGCCAAAATCTCGATCCAGAATTCTTCCCTCTGCTTGCAGTGGCAGCATTCGGTACTGCGATTATCGCGCTAGGCGTACTGTGTCAGTTCATTCAGATCTACGTCAGTGTTCGTGATCGTCACCTGAACCCTGATGTTACTGGTGACCCTTGGGATGGTCGTACTTTGGAGTGGGCGACTTCTTCTCCACCTCCGTTCTACAACTTTGCTGTGATTCCAAAAGGCAACGAGTTAGATGCTTTCTGGTACCAAAAAGAGCGTGGCGAACACGACATCACTAAAGAAGTGGAATATCAGCCAATCCATATGCCAAAGAATACGGCGACAGGTATGTATATCTCTGCCTTTGCACTGATTTTCGGTTTCGCAATGATTTGGTACATCTGGTGGCTGGCCGCTGTTGGTTTCATCGGTGTTGTCGTAACGGCTATCAAGCACAGCTTCAATGAAGACATCGATTACTACGTACAAGTTGATGAGATCAAAGCGATTGAAGAAGCGCACCGTAAACGTGTTCTAGAAGCAAGAGGTCAAGTACCGGCTCAGAACGAAGACGACAGCGATATGGAGGTGACTTATGCACGCTAATACTCATGATGCACATGATCACCACGATACCGGTGGTCTGAAACTGTTTGGTTTCTGGATTTACCTGATGAGCG harbors:
- a CDS encoding methyl-accepting chemotaxis protein; translated protein: MNLTIRTRLYILSIVPLLLIAASMMFVSFTQSSSLNKHQMESTSNSMMAMKQTELKSYLQIADSALIPLKKSNASLEQALEILKEVQFGQNGYLFGYDSKGTRLLLGKSNAGIGENFWTLQDAQGNYLVQDLIRNSKTGDFTTYYFPKPGESTPLPKLSYSVYIPQWDLMIGTGFYTDDIDAEIAIMDKRANDDLMQSLWSLATVTAVIILVVGVFTLFFNRTIMRPIELFDASIRSFASGDADLTARMEKFTVPEFASLSTNFNAFVSSLQEIIKRVNQVGRQVVDETNQMTQRAAQVDDLASNQRGETEQVATAMTEMTTTANEISNNAIQAAQSAKDADDNAISAHEIVDSAAQSVQALAEEVSQASNVISKLEGDVKNISMSLEVIQDIAEQTNLLALNAAIEAARAGDQGRGFAVVADEVRKLASRTQQSTGEIHAVINQLKTASDAAVHAMDSSQSRSEAAVNEANAAAKALEKIQQSIGMIMDMNSLIATATEEQSIVGQEISQRIVVISDQSSESATLANENRQGSQSLNERAHELYDLVARFKV
- the cyoA gene encoding ubiquinol oxidase subunit II; amino-acid sequence: MEASRYKSILSRVGLFCAILLLSGCQSALLDPKGLVGVREKELIITSLLLMLIVVIPVILMTIYFAYKYRASNTEVEYAPEWSHSTKIELVVWTIPIIIIAILAVITWRSTHELEPSVPLKSDIKPVTIEVVSLDWKWLFIYPEQKIATVNYVAFPKDVPVTFKITSDNIMNSFFIPRLGSQIYAMPGMVTRLHLIANHEGEYKGISSSYSGEGFSHMKFVANALPDEQSFEEWVSEVKKQPSMLHAFSDYQALAEPSENVPVTYYSHIPQDLFESVVMQHMGSLNMSEGETQHSHMDMAEHKG
- the cyoB gene encoding cytochrome o ubiquinol oxidase subunit I is translated as MFGRLTLDSIPYHEPIIMITLAVIAIVGLAVVTTITRMGKWQYLWNEWFTSVDHKKLGFMYIAAAMIMLLRGFADAVMMRSQQLLSSAGEAGYLPQHHYDQIFTAHGVIMIFFVAMPLVIGLMNIIVPLQIGARDVAYPFLNNLSFWLFVVGIILTNMSLAVGEFGRTGWLAYPPLSGIDASPGVGVDYWIWALQISGVGTTLSGVNFFATILRMRTPSMPLMKMPVFTWASLCSNILIIISFPILTVTIALLTLDRYLGMHFFTNDMGGNMMMYVNLIWAWGHPEVYILVLPVFGVFSEVTATFSRKKLFGYTSLVWATIVITILAFVVWLHHFFTMGGGANVNAFFGIATMIISIPTGVKIFNWLFTMYKGRITFTTPMMWTVGFLISFTIGGMTGVLMAVPGADFVLHNSVFLIAHFHNVIIGGVVFGCFAAITYWFPKATGFMLDETWGKRAYWCWITGFILAFLPLYALGFMGMTRRISQNLDPEFFPLLAVAAFGTAIIALGVLCQFIQIYVSVRDRHLNPDVTGDPWDGRTLEWATSSPPPFYNFAVIPKGNELDAFWYQKERGEHDITKEVEYQPIHMPKNTATGMYISAFALIFGFAMIWYIWWLAAVGFIGVVVTAIKHSFNEDIDYYVQVDEIKAIEEAHRKRVLEARGQVPAQNEDDSDMEVTYAR